One Acidimicrobiia bacterium DNA segment encodes these proteins:
- a CDS encoding NAD(P)-binding domain-containing protein produces the protein MAVGILGSGAWGTTLAKLFSINNDVILYVRNREQADQIIKTNENQKYLPGHKLNKKILITNNINLLNQASIIVVAVPSTHFRESLLGLSFLDPRIPFISVTKGLEKDTHLRMSEVILDALVNKTHDDIAVISGPNLAAEIMENKPAATVVASKNKVLAQNIQKKLVSEKFRVYTSDDIIGCEISGIAKNVIAIAVGIGAGAEYGDNAKALVITRGLA, from the coding sequence ATGGCTGTAGGTATATTAGGATCTGGAGCTTGGGGCACAACTTTGGCTAAGTTATTTTCTATTAATAATGATGTAATTTTATATGTTAGGAATCGTGAACAAGCAGACCAGATTATTAAAACTAATGAGAACCAAAAGTATTTACCTGGCCATAAATTAAATAAAAAAATATTAATTACTAATAATATAAATTTATTAAATCAAGCATCAATTATTGTAGTTGCGGTACCATCAACACATTTTAGAGAATCTTTATTGGGGCTCTCATTTCTTGACCCAAGAATTCCTTTTATATCTGTGACTAAAGGTCTAGAAAAAGATACTCACCTACGAATGAGTGAAGTAATTCTAGATGCATTAGTAAATAAAACTCATGATGATATAGCAGTAATAAGTGGACCAAATTTGGCGGCTGAAATAATGGAGAATAAACCTGCTGCTACGGTAGTAGCATCGAAAAATAAAGTTTTGGCACAAAATATCCAGAAAAAATTGGTATCAGAAAAATTTAGAGTTTATACCTCGGATGATATTATCGGTTGTGAGATATCTGGAATTGCAAAAAATGTTATAGCTATTGCAGTCGGTATTGGCGCTGGAGCAGAGTATGGGGATAATGCAAAGGCACTAGTTATTACAAGGGGTTTAGCA